A genome region from Natronobeatus ordinarius includes the following:
- a CDS encoding acyl-CoA dehydrogenase family protein, whose translation MLDYVDLEADLSAEERLIRDTAREFVAEEVQPDIGEHYENGTFPTELIPEMGEMGFFAPNLEGYGSPNVSETAYGLLMQELEACDSGLRSMASVQGALVMYPIHAFGSEAQKEEWLPKLGSGEAVGCFGLTEPEHGSNPSGMETHAERDEDGYVLNGSKTWITNSPIADVAVVWARDRSSEDEPVRGFVVETDRDGVSTNKITEKLSLRASITGEIGLNDVHVPEENVLPGVTGMKGPLSCLTQARYGIAWGAVGAARDCFETARQYALDREQFGGPIARFQIQQEKLAEMATQITLAQLLAYRLADLKERGELRPQQVSMAKRNNVRMARNQARVAREMLGGNGITSDYSPMRHMANLETVYTYEGTHDIHSLILGHDLTGIAAFE comes from the coding sequence CTCCGCAGAGGAACGACTCATCCGTGACACCGCTCGCGAATTCGTCGCCGAAGAGGTGCAGCCGGACATCGGCGAACACTACGAGAACGGCACGTTCCCGACCGAACTCATCCCCGAGATGGGCGAGATGGGCTTTTTCGCACCCAACCTCGAGGGCTACGGCTCGCCGAACGTCTCCGAGACGGCCTACGGCCTGTTGATGCAGGAACTCGAGGCCTGTGACTCGGGACTGCGCTCGATGGCCTCCGTGCAGGGGGCGCTCGTGATGTACCCGATCCACGCCTTCGGCAGCGAGGCCCAGAAAGAAGAGTGGCTCCCCAAACTCGGTTCGGGCGAGGCCGTCGGCTGTTTCGGGCTCACCGAGCCCGAACACGGCTCGAACCCGTCGGGGATGGAGACCCACGCCGAACGCGACGAAGACGGCTACGTGCTCAACGGCTCGAAGACCTGGATCACCAACTCTCCGATCGCCGACGTCGCGGTCGTCTGGGCGCGCGACCGCTCGAGCGAGGACGAGCCGGTGCGCGGGTTCGTCGTCGAGACCGACCGCGACGGCGTCTCGACCAACAAGATCACCGAGAAGCTCTCGCTGCGCGCGTCGATCACCGGCGAGATCGGCCTGAACGACGTGCACGTCCCAGAGGAGAACGTCCTGCCGGGTGTCACCGGCATGAAGGGGCCGCTGTCGTGTCTCACCCAGGCGCGCTACGGCATCGCCTGGGGCGCCGTCGGCGCCGCCCGGGACTGCTTCGAGACCGCACGGCAGTACGCGCTGGATCGCGAGCAGTTCGGCGGCCCGATCGCTCGCTTCCAGATCCAGCAGGAGAAGCTCGCGGAGATGGCCACTCAGATCACGCTGGCGCAGCTGCTGGCGTACCGACTGGCCGACCTCAAAGAGCGCGGCGAGCTCCGCCCCCAGCAGGTCTCGATGGCCAAGCGCAACAACGTCCGGATGGCACGCAACCAGGCGCGGGTCGCCCGCGAGATGCTCGGCGGCAACGGCATCACGTCCGACTACTCGCCGATGCGCCACATGGCCAACTTAGAGACCGTCTACACCTACGAGGGGACCCACGACATCCACTCGCTGATCCTCGGCCACGACCTCACGGGCATCGCCGCCTTCGAGTGA
- a CDS encoding CaiB/BaiF CoA transferase family protein, with protein sequence MVGEAREPDSETGPLEGITVLDASQVLVGPFCTMQLADLGADVIKVERPGVGDQTRGWHPPQFGEGDEGVSAYYSSVNRNKRSITLNLKSEEGRELLRELARDADVFVENFRVGTLEEWGLGYEELSAENPDLVYCSLSGYGEWGPYAERPAYDLIMQAEGGFMSITGEEGGPPVRVGVAIADIGAGMYATQAILSALFHRERGGSGQKVDVSLFDGQVAWLSYMASYYFATGEPPGRMGSKHPTITPYQAFPTRDGYVVVAAASEKLWRNLCRALERADLLEDERFETNADRVEHREALEELLEAEFADRTTEEVVETLEAGDVPARAVHDVGDVFDHPQVEARGMHHEVPHPDVGSIEMAGSPMHLSGTPTTIRSHPPKLGEHTDEVLAELGYSADERERLREDQVV encoded by the coding sequence ATGGTCGGAGAAGCACGCGAGCCCGACTCCGAGACGGGGCCGCTCGAGGGGATCACCGTCCTCGACGCCTCGCAGGTGCTCGTCGGGCCGTTCTGTACGATGCAACTGGCCGACCTGGGCGCGGACGTGATCAAGGTCGAACGCCCCGGCGTCGGCGACCAGACGCGCGGCTGGCATCCGCCCCAGTTCGGCGAGGGCGACGAGGGCGTCAGCGCCTACTACTCGAGTGTCAACCGGAACAAGCGCTCGATCACGCTGAACCTCAAGTCCGAGGAGGGTCGTGAGCTGCTTCGCGAGCTCGCCCGCGACGCGGACGTCTTCGTCGAGAACTTCCGGGTCGGCACGCTCGAGGAGTGGGGACTGGGCTACGAGGAGCTCTCGGCCGAGAACCCCGACCTGGTGTACTGCTCGCTATCGGGCTACGGCGAGTGGGGGCCGTACGCCGAGCGGCCCGCCTACGACCTGATCATGCAGGCCGAGGGCGGGTTCATGAGCATCACCGGCGAAGAAGGCGGCCCACCGGTTCGCGTCGGCGTCGCCATCGCCGACATCGGCGCGGGAATGTACGCCACGCAAGCGATCCTCTCTGCGCTGTTCCACCGCGAGCGCGGCGGGAGCGGCCAGAAGGTAGACGTCAGCCTCTTCGACGGCCAGGTCGCCTGGCTCTCGTACATGGCAAGTTACTACTTCGCGACGGGCGAGCCACCGGGACGGATGGGCAGCAAACACCCGACGATCACCCCCTACCAGGCGTTCCCCACCCGGGACGGCTACGTCGTCGTCGCGGCGGCCTCCGAGAAGCTCTGGCGGAACCTCTGTCGTGCCCTCGAGCGCGCGGACCTCCTCGAGGACGAGCGCTTCGAGACGAACGCCGACCGGGTCGAACACCGCGAGGCGCTCGAGGAACTCCTCGAGGCCGAGTTCGCAGACCGGACGACCGAGGAGGTGGTCGAGACGCTCGAGGCGGGCGACGTCCCCGCTCGCGCGGTCCACGACGTGGGGGACGTCTTCGACCATCCACAGGTCGAGGCTCGAGGGATGCACCACGAGGTCCCCCATCCCGACGTGGGATCGATCGAGATGGCCGGCAGCCCGATGCACCTCTCGGGGACGCCGACGACGATCCGCAGCCACCCGCCGAAACTCGGCGAGCACACCGACGAGGTGCTCGCCGAACTCGGGTACTCGGCGGACGAACGAGAACGGTTGCGCGAGGACCAGGTCGTCTGA
- a CDS encoding universal stress protein, producing MVVVAAVDRSEDAQDVIAEGTQLASALEVPLHVVHAVGSAEFAQLQREHVSSTDAEGGVLSRRDVAAERARELVNAEDDAIEIAGLDGEPAESIVEYANERDAAYVVLGGRDRTPAGKAVFGSVAQSVILSLDRPVVVV from the coding sequence ATGGTCGTCGTCGCAGCGGTTGACCGATCGGAGGATGCACAGGACGTGATCGCGGAGGGAACGCAACTCGCCAGCGCGCTCGAGGTTCCGCTCCACGTCGTTCACGCGGTGGGCTCGGCGGAGTTCGCGCAACTCCAACGAGAACACGTCTCGAGTACCGACGCCGAGGGCGGCGTCCTGAGCCGGCGCGACGTCGCGGCGGAACGGGCGCGCGAACTCGTGAACGCGGAGGACGACGCGATCGAGATCGCCGGACTGGACGGTGAGCCGGCCGAATCGATCGTCGAGTACGCCAACGAGCGTGACGCGGCGTACGTCGTCCTCGGCGGCCGCGATCGGACGCCGGCGGGAAAAGCGGTCTTCGGGAGCGTCGCCCAGTCGGTGATCCTGTCGCTGGACCGTCCCGTCGTCGTCGTGTGA
- a CDS encoding TRAP transporter permease: MHLAMAIAVVAGIYHTVTPAPWIGVPGAFIHRPIHLAFMAVLVFLWYESHTGESSGRVPWYDWLLVGITIPSVLYLAYAVEYGDFAARAGAPTTLDIVFGVLSILVVLEMTRRTTGIILPLIAITFIAYAFLGPVMPGLLAHRGYGVERVVSHLYLSTEGIFGIPLGVSATFVVLFIIFGAFLEVTGIGDWFIDLAYGYTGRMAGGPAKTSVLASGFMASLNGSAVANTATTGAFTIPLMKRTGFDDHYAAAVESSASSGGQIMPPVMGAGAFIMAVWTGISYVYIIAAAVIPALLYFLCVGMAVHFRAKKQGLEGRPKSELPDSWELLKTGVHFTIPIIALVVLLVQGYTAMLAGFVAIVLTVVVATPPSAVIAFLRALGSGDTQTARSMAATAAGTAVGAFDRGIRMTLVVAAACATAGIVVGVVTLTGLGLAFSSLVANLSGGVLIIGLVLTMIASIVLGMGLPTTAAYVVVAALGAPALMDLGVPELAAHLFIFYFAIISAITPPIMLAVFTASGIAESDPWRTGATALGIALVGFIIPFLFVYGPELILMADPASVTMGHVPAIALSVATAIVGVVALSASTQAYLFDDTSVPERLVLFAGALTLLAPGVATDAIGLAVVVVIAGRQYTVVNGGLPFVSGAKR; encoded by the coding sequence ATGCATCTCGCGATGGCGATCGCCGTCGTCGCGGGGATTTACCACACGGTGACGCCCGCACCGTGGATCGGCGTTCCGGGCGCGTTCATCCACCGACCGATCCACCTCGCGTTCATGGCGGTGCTGGTGTTCCTCTGGTATGAGTCGCATACGGGCGAGTCTTCGGGCCGCGTCCCGTGGTACGACTGGCTGCTCGTGGGCATCACGATCCCGAGCGTCCTCTACCTCGCGTACGCCGTCGAGTACGGCGACTTCGCGGCGCGAGCGGGCGCACCGACGACGCTCGACATCGTCTTCGGCGTCCTCTCGATCCTCGTCGTCCTCGAGATGACCCGGCGGACGACCGGTATCATCCTCCCGCTCATCGCGATCACGTTCATCGCCTACGCCTTCCTCGGGCCGGTCATGCCCGGGCTCCTCGCCCACCGCGGCTACGGCGTCGAGCGCGTCGTCTCACACCTCTACCTCTCCACCGAAGGGATCTTCGGTATCCCACTCGGCGTGAGCGCCACGTTCGTCGTCCTCTTTATCATCTTCGGGGCGTTTCTCGAGGTCACAGGCATCGGCGACTGGTTCATCGACCTCGCGTACGGCTACACCGGACGGATGGCGGGCGGCCCCGCCAAGACGTCCGTCCTCGCGAGCGGCTTCATGGCGAGTCTGAACGGAAGCGCCGTCGCGAACACGGCGACGACCGGAGCGTTCACCATTCCGCTCATGAAACGGACCGGGTTCGACGACCACTACGCCGCCGCCGTCGAGTCCTCGGCCTCGAGCGGCGGTCAGATCATGCCGCCGGTGATGGGCGCTGGCGCGTTCATCATGGCCGTCTGGACCGGCATCTCGTACGTCTACATTATCGCCGCGGCGGTGATCCCCGCCCTGCTGTACTTTCTCTGCGTCGGCATGGCGGTCCACTTCCGCGCAAAGAAACAGGGGCTCGAAGGGCGACCGAAGTCCGAACTACCGGACTCCTGGGAGCTGCTCAAAACCGGCGTTCACTTCACGATCCCGATCATCGCGCTGGTCGTCCTGCTCGTCCAGGGCTACACCGCGATGCTCGCCGGGTTCGTCGCGATCGTCCTGACGGTCGTCGTCGCAACGCCCCCATCTGCAGTGATCGCGTTCCTGCGGGCGCTCGGCTCGGGTGACACGCAGACGGCCCGATCGATGGCCGCCACTGCGGCCGGGACCGCAGTGGGTGCGTTCGACCGCGGAATTCGGATGACGCTCGTCGTCGCGGCCGCGTGTGCCACGGCGGGAATCGTCGTCGGCGTCGTCACCCTCACCGGGCTGGGGCTGGCGTTCAGTTCGCTCGTGGCGAACCTCTCCGGCGGTGTGCTCATCATCGGCCTCGTGCTGACGATGATCGCGTCGATCGTCCTCGGGATGGGACTGCCGACGACCGCAGCGTACGTCGTCGTCGCAGCGCTCGGTGCACCCGCGCTCATGGACCTCGGCGTGCCCGAACTCGCAGCGCACCTGTTCATCTTCTACTTCGCGATCATCAGCGCCATCACGCCCCCGATCATGCTCGCGGTGTTCACCGCCAGCGGGATCGCCGAATCCGACCCGTGGCGGACGGGTGCCACCGCACTCGGCATCGCGCTCGTCGGGTTCATCATCCCCTTCCTGTTCGTCTACGGACCCGAACTCATCCTCATGGCCGACCCGGCTTCGGTCACGATGGGGCACGTCCCGGCGATCGCCCTCAGCGTGGCGACCGCCATCGTCGGGGTGGTCGCCCTCTCGGCGTCGACGCAGGCGTACCTCTTCGACGATACGTCCGTGCCCGAGCGGCTCGTCCTGTTCGCCGGCGCGCTGACGCTGCTGGCCCCCGGCGTCGCGACTGACGCGATTGGACTCGCCGTGGTCGTCGTTATCGCCGGTCGGCAGTACACCGTCGTGAACGGCGGACTACCGTTCGTCTCCGGCGCGAAGCGATAA